The proteins below come from a single Notamacropus eugenii isolate mMacEug1 chromosome 7, mMacEug1.pri_v2, whole genome shotgun sequence genomic window:
- the NOVA1 gene encoding RNA-binding protein Nova-1 isoform X4: MPQNVAKTEPVSILQPQTTVNPDRIKQTLPSSPTTTKSSPSDPMTTSRANQVKIIVPNSTAGLIIGKGGATVKAIMEQSGAWVQLSQKPDGINLQERVVTVSGEPEQNRKAVELIIQKIQEDPQSGSCLNISYANVTGPVANSNPTGSPYANTAEVLPTAAAAAGLLGHANLAGVAAFPAVLSGFTGNDLVAITSALNTLASYGYNLNTLGLGLSQAAATGALAAAAASANPAAAAANLLATYASEASASGSTAGGTAGTFALGSLAAATAATNGYFGAASPLAASAILGTEKSTDGSKDVVEIAVPENLVGAILGKGGKTLVEYQELTGARIQISKKGEFVPGTRNRKVTITGTPAATQAAQYLITQRITYEQGVRAANPQKVG; the protein is encoded by the exons ACATTGCCATCTTCCCCAACTACCACCAAGTCCTCTCCATCTGATCCCATGACCACCTCCAGAGCCAATCAG gtAAAGATTATAGTTCCCAACAGCACAGCAGGTCTGATAATAGGGAAGGGAGGTGCTACAGTGAAGGCTATAATGGAGCAGTCAGGGGCTTGGGTGCAGCTTTCCCAGAAACCTGATGGGATCAACTTGCAAGAGAGGGTTGTCACTGTGAGTGGAGAGCCTGAACAAAACCGCAAAGCTGTCGAACTTATCATCCAGAAGATACAAGAGGATCCACAGAGTGGCAGCTGTCTCAATATCAGTTATGCCAATGTCACAGGTCCAGTGGCCAATTCTAATCCAACCGGATCTCCTTATGCAAACACTGCTGAAGTGTTACCaactgctgcagctgctgcaggGCTTTTAGGACATGCTAACCTTGCTGGAGTTGCAGCCTTTCCAGCAGTTTTATCCGGCTTCACAGGTAATGACCTGGTGGCCATCACCTCTGCACTTAATACGTTAGCCAGCTATGGATATAATCTCAATACATTAGGTTTAGGTCTCAGTCAGGCAGCAGCAACAGGGGCTTTGGCAGCAGCAGCTGCCAGCGCCaacccagcagcagcagcagccaatTTGTTGGCCACCTATGCGAGTGAAGCCTCAGCCAGTGGCAGCACAGCTGGTGGTACGGCGGGGACATTTGCATTAGGTAGCCtggctgctgctactgctgcaaCCAATGGATATTTTGGAGCTGCTTCTCCTCTAGCTGCTAGTGCCATTCTAGGAACAGAGAAATCCACAGATGGATCAAAGGATGTAGTTGAAATAGCAGTGCCAGAAAACTTAGTTGGTGCAATACTTGGCAAAGGAGGGAAAACATTAGTGGAATACCAGGAGTTGACTGGTGCAAGGATACAGATCTCCAAAAAAGGAGAATTCGTACCTGGCACAAGGAATCGAAAGGTAACCATTACTGGAACACCAGCTGCAACACAGGCTGCACAGTATTTAATTACACAAAGGATCACATATGAGCAAGGAGTTAGGGCTGCCAACCCTCAGAAAGTGGGTTGA